Below is a window of Camelina sativa cultivar DH55 chromosome 11, Cs, whole genome shotgun sequence DNA.
tctttttatttctccTGTTTTCAACCTCCTGTTTGGTTATCACAAACTTTATGTAACGATTACAATCTttcattaatataattcttttttgatgaaaaaaaaaaaaaatctgtgtaTTTTCGTACATCAATTGCAGAAATCAATCAATAGCAAATTTTTGTATATCCtaaatttttagaaagttttggACATTCATTCGATTAGTAGTAAATGATTATGTTTCTCGTACGTGACAAAGATCGAGAACCGACattatgttcttgttttttttttggttgtatcaGAACTCAAAGCTGAAatgctaaaatatatatacttaattaattataactataacctatatcttttttttttgtttactatgtTTTACATTATtcataaaatacaaaagatCGCATTAATTAGACTAAGCAAGTTCAATAATCATTGAGTATGCTCAATCTAATTCAACCATATATTAAATAGAGTTTTACATTAGCTTAGGTATTCTCATCGTCAAAACGAAGCTTTATCATTTGGATTATCAACGTAATCCAAATGACCGTTTCGAAAAAAATGCTCACCATCAAAAGTCTTCTCTTCCATATGACATCAATtcagatttcattttttttttcttgcgaAAATTGACATGTCTTGTtcagaaaacaagaaaaaagagagagagagagattagagaatTGACATTTCTATAAACCATTAGAGACGTTCGATTTAAATTTAAGGTGGTAGATGTAAAAGGAACCGTCGGATCTTAGAAACAGAGACTTAATCCAGACAAAAGGCATGTGACCGGTTTTGCTTGAAAACTACTTGCCAACTTCTTCTACTCATTCACCAGTGtcctaaatatataaattccaTACACATTCACTAAAAtaacgaaacaaaattaaagtttatcaatcaaatcatatatctTCAAAACGGATTAAGTTcttcaaagaaaatataaaataaacttatccATATCTCTCTTTTAAAGACTATATGTACATGATGCCATAATGACGTGATGTAAATCATTCCATGCAAGCTTacaacttctttataaaaaaaaaacgtacttcagcccaaaatatataatttaatgggCCGAAATATACCCAACACGGCCCATTGTTTTGGataaactaaaattaagaaaaaaggaaatatctAAGCCCTCCACGTACATCGTTTATGACGTGTCCCGTCGTATATAAAGGAAGAGAACactaaactttattttattgttttgtgtgtttttgttttttttttgggtgatcCTAATCCAAATCCTCTCTCGTCGTTGTCTAAGGAATCGGTGACTTTTTTGAATCTTTGCGATTCGATTGATCGTTCGTTATCTACTTACTGTCGATTTGTTTACTTGACGTTGATACTTTACCGgtcgtttttttttggttaccgGTGCTGGAGATCCGATTACTTGTCTTTCCTGTCTTGGCTCGAGATCCGAGCCAAGCAGTAAAGAAGACGACTTTGTTTCACGATTTGGAATTGTATTCTTGCGATCACAGGCATGAAAGAttagattttgttgtttttatagttgtaacttgtaaacttacgttttttttaaagtgttgTAAGGTCTCTTGTGTAGAATCTTGGAAATAtcacttgtgtgtgtgtgtgttcttgtGTTTTGACAGTTTATGTGTTTATGggtttcttgttcttggtttTATTAGTGTTGTTTACTGATAAAGGGATGAAATTTCGTAGTGATACCTCATGTTCTTGCTGATCGTTAGTAGGGGTTTTGGGGAAAAGAGTCaatttttctctttgattttcagtgattatgagtttttttttaatgggatcTTTGGTGTATGAGTTAATAATGATCGTTTTATTGTTTCAGATGGCATCGGGTGAGGGAATTTTGACTGATGGacagtggaaaaagcttgaaaTAGCAACTCAGAATGCTGAAAGTTTGTCATCATCGCCGAAATCTCATACTCTGTTTGCTGATTTGAACATAAAGTCACCCACTGGTGGCAAAGGGCCAGTAGCTGGGATTCCACTGAGGCATGTGCGACGGACACACTCAGGGAAGCATATTCGTGTCAAGAAGGGTAGAAAAACTTGGAACTTCTTTGAACCTTTTTGTGATTGTTTCTTGGCAAATATATCCTTTACAGTGAATGAGATGACTATTTATATCTTGAATGAAAGCAGTTTCTAGACTTTCAGTAAAATAGTTCAGGTGTGTAGGTGTTATGGTTTACTTATGAGGCATTGATATCTGCAGATGGTGCTGGTGGAAAAGGAACTTGGGGAAAGCTTCTTGACACTGATGACGGTGACTGCTGTATTGATAAGAATGATCCAAATTACGATAGTGGAGAGGTACTTACTTTGCGCCTTTGTTTTGAGTTGGataattttcttgtttgtttaggAATTTTATGTTTAGCATCAGCTGATCTTAACCTTTACTATTAGTTTGACTTGCGCGTTTGTGATTCATATACACAATTTAACAGGACGCATATGATGGACTTGTTGATTCACCTGTATCAGACCCGTTGGATGATTACAAAAAGGCTGTAGTTTCCATCATAGAGGAATACTTTAGCACCGGGGATGTGAAAGTGGCGGCATCTGACCTCAGGGAACTTGGTTCAAGTGAATATCACCCTTACTTTACCAAGCGACTTGTTTCTATGGCCATGGACAGGCACGACAAGGAGAAGGAAATGGCTTCAGTGCTACTCTCTGCATTGTATGTTGATGTCATTTTACCTGATCAAATTAGGGATGGGTTTATTAGACTTCTCAGATCTGTGGATGATCTAGCAGTGGACATTCTTGATGCTGTTAATGTCCTTGCATTGTTTATTGCACGGGCTATCGTTGACGAAATTCTCCCTCCGGTTTTTCTGACTAGATCTAAGAAAATTCTTCCAGAATCTTCCAAAGGGTTTCAGGTAATTGTGACTGCAGAAAAGAGCTATCTGTCAGCTCCTCACCATGCAGAACTAGTGGAGAAGAAATGGGGAGGTAGTACTCACACTAcagtagaagaaacaaagaagaagatatctgAAATCTTACAGGAATACGTGGAAAACGGAGACGCTTATGAAGCTTGTAGATGCATCAGGGAATTAGGCGTCTCGTTTTTCCATCACGAGGTCGTGAAGAGGGCTTTGGTTCTGGCTATGGAATCTCAAACCGCTGAGTCACTTATACTAAAGCTGTTGAACGAAGCTGCTGAAGAAGGTCTGATCAGTTCGAGTCAAATGGTGAAGGGATTCTACCGAGTAGCAGAGAGTCTTGATGACCTTGCTCTAGATATCCCATCTGCCAAAAATCTGTTTAATTCTATAGTTCCAAAGGCTATTTCTGGAGGGTGGCTTGATGATTCATTTAAGGTAACCTCTGATCAAGATGAAGGGAAATCAAGTCAAGACGGAAAGCTAAAGCAGTACAAGAAGGATACAGTGAACATAATCCAGGAATATTTTTTATCAGATGACATTCCTGAGCTAATCCGCAGTCTTCAAGATTTAGGGACACCTGAATATAACCCGGTGTTTCTGAAGAGGCTCATAACTCTTGCTCTAGAtaggaaaaacagagaaaaggaaATGGCTTCGGTTCTTCTTTCTGCTCTTCACATGGAGTTATTCTCAACCGAAGATTTCATAAACGGTTTCATTATGCTCCTGGAATCCGCAGAAGACACCGCTTTAGACATCATGGACGCATCAAACGAACTTGCCCTGTTTTTAGCTAGAGCTGTGATTGACGACGTCTTAGTTCCACTTAACCTTGAAGAGATCTCAACCAAGCTACCTCCAAAATCAACCGGAAGCGAAACAGTCCGCTCAGCTAGGTCTCTTATCTCAGCCCGACACGCAGGAGAGAGACTTCTGAGAAGCTGGGGTGGTGGAACCGGATGGATAGTGGAAGATGCAAAGGACAAAATCTTGAAACTTCTAGAAGAATACGAAACAGGAGGAGTAACATCAGAAGCTTGTCAATGTATCCGCGATCTAGGGATGCCGTTTTTTAACCACGAAGTAGTGAAGAAAGCTTTGGTGATGGCAATGGAGAAGCAGAATGATCGGTTGTTGAATCTGCTTGAGGAGTGTTTTGGTGAAGGATTGATTACAGCTAACCAAATGACGAAAGGTTTTGGTCGTGTTAAAGACAGCCTGGATGACTTGTCTCTTGATATACCGAATGCGAAAGAGAAGTTTGAGTTGTATGCTAGCCGTGCCATGGACAATGGCTGGATCCTTGCTGAGTTTGGGATATCTGCAACTCAGTGATGAGTGAGTGAGAGTGATGATGACTGATTCTCTCTGATCAGTTTCTTATGTTTGTGTAAGCTCTTACTATATACTTTCCTcactttctttatatattatggtaattaatatcatcatcatatacaaAATGTATGGATTGGGTTTGGTACTTAGTAGATAAACATGAGATGTTTATATTTTCatgtgtttctttcttgttattgtgtttttgtcttttgtacTAATATCTTTTTAGTGTGTTCTAATTTCTGATGTATTTTCGTTACATTGTAAAAGTGTCTTCTTTGTTAATCtgttataccaaaaaaatacagTACAATGAATTGAATCTAAAATTCCTAATTAAcaaacgaaattaaaaaaaaaattagttgctatattgagagttgtatataaaaagaaagaacctTTTGGGTGGGTGTCGTGAGATTAGGGTAGTGCAAGCAAAGGACAGACCAATCATCGTTGCCAAACACATCCCTCgtcaaatgttttcctt
It encodes the following:
- the LOC104726927 gene encoding uncharacterized protein LOC104726927 encodes the protein MASGEGILTDGQWKKLEIATQNAESLSSSPKSHTLFADLNIKSPTGGKGPVAGIPLRHVRRTHSGKHIRVKKDGAGGKGTWGKLLDTDDGDCCIDKNDPNYDSGEDAYDGLVDSPVSDPLDDYKKAVVSIIEEYFSTGDVKVAASDLRELGSSEYHPYFTKRLVSMAMDRHDKEKEMASVLLSALYVDVILPDQIRDGFIRLLRSVDDLAVDILDAVNVLALFIARAIVDEILPPVFLTRSKKILPESSKGFQVIVTAEKSYLSAPHHAELVEKKWGGSTHTTVEETKKKISEILQEYVENGDAYEACRCIRELGVSFFHHEVVKRALVLAMESQTAESLILKLLNEAAEEGLISSSQMVKGFYRVAESLDDLALDIPSAKNLFNSIVPKAISGGWLDDSFKVTSDQDEGKSSQDGKLKQYKKDTVNIIQEYFLSDDIPELIRSLQDLGTPEYNPVFLKRLITLALDRKNREKEMASVLLSALHMELFSTEDFINGFIMLLESAEDTALDIMDASNELALFLARAVIDDVLVPLNLEEISTKLPPKSTGSETVRSARSLISARHAGERLLRSWGGGTGWIVEDAKDKILKLLEEYETGGVTSEACQCIRDLGMPFFNHEVVKKALVMAMEKQNDRLLNLLEECFGEGLITANQMTKGFGRVKDSLDDLSLDIPNAKEKFELYASRAMDNGWILAEFGISATQ